Proteins co-encoded in one Nicotiana sylvestris chromosome 7, ASM39365v2, whole genome shotgun sequence genomic window:
- the LOC104235049 gene encoding BTB/POZ domain-containing protein At3g22104 isoform X1: protein MDVSCDLEMDVNGEEIFIVDKNVICSYSGRINKLFGKTKRGTKYLKVIFHDFPGGAESFELITRFCYNKGKIEINHINVSTLYCAACYMEMEKSVSGNQNLFELTENSLADIRYWTWSELLDALKQCQNLIPVASSSGVIDKYLDSLIGRVASSCETSPCPSTSSADSSGFRLSCDSKSTESFKNSIFRATWWFEDLAAFEPFLIDILAKQMVSRNLDHGILSKFLFYYQKSRFASAKIMDEKCKTMETVIEKLYLLDLSCISFKTLFGMLRITLNLKISKCSRNKLESMIGSLLDQATLDNLLLPSPVGSSYLYDVNLVLRLLKSFISKGACCVPLTRLKKVASLIDLYIAEVAPDPCLKPYKFLALVKSLPESARDSYDAIYHATVMYFEVHSGLCEEEKMKVCSGLKYEKLSTEGCNHLAQNKKFPTKSAGQALITQQVRLKSLLQETNQASPYINSPCSFVETENTGKEDQQIVLYAGKLDLSTENEKLKVHLQGMQCRVLELEKVCRKMQNQMAKMLKSRVSSHNNARSLPRLCS from the exons ATGGATGTTTCTTGTGATCTTGAAATGGATGTCAATGGTGAAGAAATCTTTATTGTTGATAag AATGTTATATGTTCTTATTCAGGAAGAATAAATAAATTATTTGGGAAAACAAAACGAGGGACAAAATATTTAAAGGTGATATTTCATGATTTCCCTGGTGGAGCTGAGAGTTTTGAGCTCATTACAAGATTCTGTTACAACAAAGGGAAGATTGAGATAAACCACATTAATGTTTCAACTCTGTATTGTGCTGCCTGTTATATGGAAATGGAGAAATCTGTATCCGGAAACCAAAATCTATTCGAGCTAACTGAGAATTCGCTTGCGGATATAAGGTATTGGACTTGGTCTGAGCTTCTTGATGCCTTAAAGCAATGTCAAAATTTGATTCCTGTGGCAAGTTCTTCAGGTGTAATTGATAAGTACCTCGATTCTCTTATCGGGAGAGTTGCATCTTCCTGTGAAACCAGTCCTTGTCCGTCGACTTCTTCTGCTGACAGTTCTGGATTTCGGTTGTCTTGTGATTCAAAAAGTACAGAGAGCTTTAAAAATAGCATATTTAGGGCAACATGGTGGTTTGAGGATCTAGCTGCTTTCGAGCCCTTTTTGATCGATATTTTGGCAAAGCAAATGGTATCCAGAAATCTTGATCATGGTATTCTTAGTAAGTTTTTGTTCTATTACCAAAAATCAAGATTTGCATCGGCCAAAATAATGGATGAGAAATGCAAGACGATGGAGACAGTTATCGAGAAGCTTTATTTGCTAGATTTAAGCTGCATTTCCTTCAAAACCTTATTTGGAATGCTTCGAATTACTCTGAATTTGAAGATAAGCAAGTGCTCGAGGAACAAGTTAGAGAGCATGATTGGTTCCCTGTTGGATCAAGCGACTTTGGATAACCTGCTGCTCCCATCACCAGTTGGATCAAGTTATTTATATGATGTGAATTTAGTTCTTAGGTTGCTGAAATCATTTATTAGCAAAGGGGCATGTTGTGTTCCATTAACACGATTGAAGAAAGTTGCTAGCTTGATCGACTTGTACATAGCAGAAGTAGCTCCTGATCCATGTCTAAAACCTTACAAGTTTCTTGCACTGGTCAAATCGCTGCCTGAATCTGCTAGGGACTCATATGATGCAATCTACCACGCCACGGTGATGTATTTTGAG GTACATTCAGGGTTATGTGAAGAGGAAAAGATGAAAGTATGTAGTGGACTGAAGTATGAGAAGCTGTCAACAGAGGGTTGTAACCACTTAGCTCAGAACAAGAAATTCCCTACAAAATCTGCTGGACAAGCTCTCATCACACAGCAAGTGAGGCTCAAAAGCTTGCTTCAAGAAACCAATCAAGCCAGTCCTTATATCAATTCGCCTTGTAGTTTTGTGGAAACAGAAAATACAGGTAAGGAAGATCAGCAGATCGTGCTATACGCAGGAAAGCTGGATCTTTCGACTGAGAATGAGAAACTTAAAGTACATTTACAAGGTATGCAATGTAGAGTGCTAGAATTGGAAAAAGTTTGCAGGAAAATGCAAAATCAGATGGCAAAGATGTTGAAATCAAGAGTATCAAGCCATAACAATGCAAGATCTTTGCCTAGGCTATGTTCTTGA
- the LOC104235049 gene encoding BTB/POZ domain-containing protein At3g22104 isoform X2 has product MEMEKSVSGNQNLFELTENSLADIRYWTWSELLDALKQCQNLIPVASSSGVIDKYLDSLIGRVASSCETSPCPSTSSADSSGFRLSCDSKSTESFKNSIFRATWWFEDLAAFEPFLIDILAKQMVSRNLDHGILSKFLFYYQKSRFASAKIMDEKCKTMETVIEKLYLLDLSCISFKTLFGMLRITLNLKISKCSRNKLESMIGSLLDQATLDNLLLPSPVGSSYLYDVNLVLRLLKSFISKGACCVPLTRLKKVASLIDLYIAEVAPDPCLKPYKFLALVKSLPESARDSYDAIYHATVMYFEVHSGLCEEEKMKVCSGLKYEKLSTEGCNHLAQNKKFPTKSAGQALITQQVRLKSLLQETNQASPYINSPCSFVETENTGKEDQQIVLYAGKLDLSTENEKLKVHLQGMQCRVLELEKVCRKMQNQMAKMLKSRVSSHNNARSLPRLCS; this is encoded by the exons ATGGAAATGGAGAAATCTGTATCCGGAAACCAAAATCTATTCGAGCTAACTGAGAATTCGCTTGCGGATATAAGGTATTGGACTTGGTCTGAGCTTCTTGATGCCTTAAAGCAATGTCAAAATTTGATTCCTGTGGCAAGTTCTTCAGGTGTAATTGATAAGTACCTCGATTCTCTTATCGGGAGAGTTGCATCTTCCTGTGAAACCAGTCCTTGTCCGTCGACTTCTTCTGCTGACAGTTCTGGATTTCGGTTGTCTTGTGATTCAAAAAGTACAGAGAGCTTTAAAAATAGCATATTTAGGGCAACATGGTGGTTTGAGGATCTAGCTGCTTTCGAGCCCTTTTTGATCGATATTTTGGCAAAGCAAATGGTATCCAGAAATCTTGATCATGGTATTCTTAGTAAGTTTTTGTTCTATTACCAAAAATCAAGATTTGCATCGGCCAAAATAATGGATGAGAAATGCAAGACGATGGAGACAGTTATCGAGAAGCTTTATTTGCTAGATTTAAGCTGCATTTCCTTCAAAACCTTATTTGGAATGCTTCGAATTACTCTGAATTTGAAGATAAGCAAGTGCTCGAGGAACAAGTTAGAGAGCATGATTGGTTCCCTGTTGGATCAAGCGACTTTGGATAACCTGCTGCTCCCATCACCAGTTGGATCAAGTTATTTATATGATGTGAATTTAGTTCTTAGGTTGCTGAAATCATTTATTAGCAAAGGGGCATGTTGTGTTCCATTAACACGATTGAAGAAAGTTGCTAGCTTGATCGACTTGTACATAGCAGAAGTAGCTCCTGATCCATGTCTAAAACCTTACAAGTTTCTTGCACTGGTCAAATCGCTGCCTGAATCTGCTAGGGACTCATATGATGCAATCTACCACGCCACGGTGATGTATTTTGAG GTACATTCAGGGTTATGTGAAGAGGAAAAGATGAAAGTATGTAGTGGACTGAAGTATGAGAAGCTGTCAACAGAGGGTTGTAACCACTTAGCTCAGAACAAGAAATTCCCTACAAAATCTGCTGGACAAGCTCTCATCACACAGCAAGTGAGGCTCAAAAGCTTGCTTCAAGAAACCAATCAAGCCAGTCCTTATATCAATTCGCCTTGTAGTTTTGTGGAAACAGAAAATACAGGTAAGGAAGATCAGCAGATCGTGCTATACGCAGGAAAGCTGGATCTTTCGACTGAGAATGAGAAACTTAAAGTACATTTACAAGGTATGCAATGTAGAGTGCTAGAATTGGAAAAAGTTTGCAGGAAAATGCAAAATCAGATGGCAAAGATGTTGAAATCAAGAGTATCAAGCCATAACAATGCAAGATCTTTGCCTAGGCTATGTTCTTGA
- the LOC138872934 gene encoding uncharacterized protein — translation MSNPQDNPGTPPQPTPSDSSTPSQPSTTSQPRRRRVKMLARKTVATGALSNKLNAKLKASQAQDSENSDDSVKSASEGEGTGSSDSEKAQNPPSEVRSVLVENLDNRFVLVGSVMNMEIPESRRRGGKNKSEKEKKSEGASSDVRGKGKEVVDSSPTSKMVRLAICGAEHENVEESSKKIGVSGSGEAAEGLVNLSSQADEPDSSIEETLADLLKKVGRAIRSQLRQSEEELQKAKAESKKKIMDKNKAKAHQDEHVTVDVEVQTPKPKKTKTSLKKSSSVSKADGPSSLAKRTRSDMKAKQVKITEEED, via the exons ATGTCTAACCCCCAAGATAATCCAGGAACTCCTCCACAACCTACCCCCTCTGATTCCTCCACCCCTTCTCAACCCAGCACAACCTCCCAACCTAGGAGAAGGCGCGTGAAGATGCTTGCTCGCAAAACTGTGGCTACAGGTGCGCTTTCAAATAAATTGAACGCAAAATTAAAAGCTAGCCAAGCCCAAGATTCTGAAAATTCAGATGACTCCGTCAAATCTGCGAGTGAGGGGGAAGGAACTGGGTCTTCTGATTCTGAGAAGGCTCAAAATCCCCCTTCTGAGGTACGTTCTGTTCTAGTTGAAAATTTAGATaataggtttgttctggttgggtCTGTTATGAATATGGAAATTCCTGAGTCAAGAAGGAGAGGAGgtaaaaataaaagtgaaaaagaaaagaagagtgaGGGTGCGAGTAGTGAtgtgaggggaaaagggaaagaagTGGTTGATTCCTCACCCACTTCTAAAATGGTTAGACTAGCTATCTGTGGGGCTGAACATGAAAATGTGGAAGAGAGTAGCAAGAAAATAGGGGTAAGTGGTTCAGGGGAGGCTGCTGAAGGGTTAGTTAATCTCAGTTCACAGGCAGATGAACCTGATTCATCTATTGAGGAGACCCTAGCAGACCTTCTGAAGAAAGTGG GAAGGGCCATAAGGAGTCAGTTGAGGCAGAGTGAGGAGGAGTTACAAAAAGCTAAGGCTGAAAGCAAGAAGAAGATAATGGACAAAAATAAAGCTAAG GCCCATCAAGATGAACATGTGACTGTGGAtgtggaggttcagacccctAAGCCCAAGAAAACCAAGACTTCTTTGAAGAAGTCTTCATCTGTTTCCAAGGCTGATGGACCTTCTTCCTTGGCTAAAAGAACAAGGTCTGATATGAAAGCCAAGCAAGTTAAGATTACTGAAGAAGAAGATTGA
- the LOC138872933 gene encoding secreted RxLR effector protein 161-like codes for MEESKEIDTPIATATKLDIDEPGSFVDLKLYRGMIGSLLYLTTSRPNIVFSVGLCARFQANPKESHLTVVKRILRYLKGTTDLCLWYAKGSNFKLVGYTDVDYAGFVVDRKSTSGMAHFFGSCLVTWATKKQNSVALSTDEAEYVGTVSCCAQLLWIKQQLMDSGIKVGCIHIFCDNASAISMTKNLIHHKRTKHIDVRHHFLRDNYEKKLITIEFCVTDKQIAYIFTKALSREHFKRNRLELGMIKIT; via the coding sequence atggaagaatcaaaagaaatagacactcctattgcaacagccacaaaattggacatagatgaacctggttcatttgTTGATctgaagttgtataggggtatgattggttcacttttgtatcttactactAGCAGACCTaacattgttttcagtgtaggactttgtgctcgatttcaagcaaatccaaaggaatctcacttgactgttgtcaagagaatattgagatacttgaaaggtaCTACTGACCTTTGTCTTTGGTATGCAAAAGGTAGTAACTTTAAACTAGTGGGATATACTGATGTTGACTATGCAGGTTTCgttgtggataggaagagcacctcaggtatggcacacttctttggttcatgtcttgtgacATGGGCTACTaagaagcaaaattcagtggccttatccactgatgaagctgagtatgttggtactgtttcatgttgtgctcaattgttgtggatcaaacagcAGTTGATGGATTCTGGTATTAAAGTTGGTTGCATCCATATTTTCTGTGATAACgctagtgctattagtatgactaagaacctgattcatcataagagaactaagcacatagatgttagacaccattttTTGAGAGACAACTATGAGAAAAAACTGATTACTATAGAATTTTGTGTTACTGATAAACAGATTGCttacatcttcactaaagcactgagtagagagcACTTTAAAAGAAAcaggttagaattagggatgattaagataaCCTAA